The Pirellulales bacterium DNA window TACGGATTCATCCGAAAACGACTGGTTGACAGAGCAGCGTAGGGCAGAACGTGTTTTGTAGATCTTAGCTAAGTTGTGTCGGATCATGATCCAGCTCACGGAACTTAGTAACACTGGAGCGACATCCAAACATTTTCAAATTGTTGATTCATGAGGTCATCGCGCCGTATCCAGTAATACAACATGCCGCAATCACCCCACATAAATCCGTTTACATCATCGGAATCAAGTTGCAGCAGGAGTAACCACTCCTCAGCGCCAGCTTCCAGGATTTTACGCCTGGGGTCTTCGTAACCTCTGGAGTTGCCGCAGTTCAAGCCGTTGGTAACTAACTGCGCCTCAAGTTGCATGTCACCTTGCACATTTGCGGAATGTCCTAATAAATGATGATTACCCATACCATCCACGGTGTGTGAAAGTTTTTCAACTTTCGAAGTTAATTCAGAATAAGCATTATAATCGGCTTCAGACAGCCCCACAGATTCAATAAACTTGTACGCGGCTCGAGAGCCGAAATGCGGCAAAGTTAGCACCGAATGGAATGTCAACTCGCATTCGGGCATGGGAAAATCTGGATTAGGTATCTCGTGCTCTGAAAGCATAAGCATTTCTGTGGTGTGGATAA harbors:
- a CDS encoding YwqG family protein; this encodes MRPHIQKLITDVGLERAATQLLDAALPAIGISGKKVLSPCRIGSSKIGGRPSLPITFEWPTHKGRKLDFLLQINLADVAPLDVQKLLPASGLLSFFYDLDSQPWGYDPADLGGFKVIHTTEMLMLSEHEIPNPDFPMPECELTFHSVLTLPHFGSRAAYKFIESVGLSEADYNAYSELTSKVEKLSHTVDGMGNHHLLGHSANVQGDMQLEAQLVTNGLNCGNSRGYEDPRRKILEAGAEEWLLLLQLDSDDVNGFMWGDCGMLYYWIRRDDLMNQQFENVWMSLQCY